In one window of Helianthus annuus cultivar XRQ/B chromosome 17, HanXRQr2.0-SUNRISE, whole genome shotgun sequence DNA:
- the LOC110921454 gene encoding common plant regulatory factor 1 isoform X3 — MGNCEEAKDCKPEETSSPPAAYYGPRMAVPPYFSSPVASGHAPPPYMWGPMPHMMPPYAAIYPHGGVYAHPGVTVAGNPNPTLVPIDSCAKSSGNPDRGLIKKLKGIDELTMSIGNNNGISNSRDTEGSSEGSDGNTSCKNGHKRIRGGSSTSSEGGKTERSDANGVSKKVTGVKILGKEVGAVISGDSGTELELKKSPASANMAMVPNSLVLQNERELKREKRKQSNRESARRSRLRKQAEAEELGTRVEALTSENLKLKSEINQLTVNATNLKLQNAKLLEKLKKATEGPRADKKGSSLSTANLLSRVDNRSGSVVGEATSSGSGAPLHQLLDASPRADGVAAGAG, encoded by the exons ATGGGAAACTGTGAAGAAGCAAAGGATTGTAAGCCCGAAGAAACATCTTCACCACCTGCG GCTTATTACGGCCCGAGAATGGCTGTGCCACCATACTTCAGTTCACCTGTTGCATCTGGTCATGCACCTCCACCTTATATGTGGGGTCCAATGCCG CATATGATGCCCCCTTACGCTGCAATTTATCCACATGGAGGTGTTTATGCACATCCCGGAGTTACTGTG GCGGGTAATCCTAATCCTACACTCGTACCAATCGATTCTTGTGCCAAGTCATCAGGGAATCCAGATAGAGGCTTGATAAAGAAGTTGAAAGGAATTGATGAGCTAACAATGTCGATAGGGAACAACAATGGAATCTCTAATAG TCGAGATACGGAAGGTTCCAGTGAAGGCAGTGATGGTAATACAAGTTGTAAAAATGGTCACAAAAGGATCCGTGGAGGATCATCTACAAGTT CTGAAGGTGGCAAGACTGAGCGAAGTGATGCGAACGGGGTCTCTAAGAAAGTGACAGGTGTCAAGATTTTGGGTAAAGAAGTTGGAGCGGTTATTTCTGGTGACTCGGGAACCGAGCTAGAGCTTAAGAAGTCGCCAGCATCTGCCAACATGGCCATGGTGCCCAACAGTCTTGTGCTTCAG AACGAACGAGAACTGAAAAGGGAAAAAAGAAAGCAGTCTAACCGAGAATCAGCTAGGAGGTCGAGATTAAGGAAACAG GCCGAAGCCGAAGAACTTGGTACAAGAGTTGAAGCACTCACTAGTGAAAATTTGAAACTCAAGTCTGAGATTAACCAGTTAACCGTTAATGCAACAAACTTGAAGCTTCAAAACGCTAAACTACTG GAAAAACTTAAGAAAGCTACAGAAGGCCCAAGGGCCGACAAAAAGGGTTCATCTCTGAGCACTGCTAACCTCCTCTCTAGGGTCGACAACCGATCTGGTTCTGTAGTTGGAGAGGCCACCAGTTCTGGTTCTGGTGCACCGCTGCACCAACTTCTGGATGCTAGTCCCCGGGCCGATGGTGTTGCGGCTGGTGCTGGCTAA
- the LOC110921454 gene encoding common plant regulatory factor 1 isoform X1 has product MGNCEEAKDCKPEETSSPPAQQTCHVYTDWASMQAYYGPRMAVPPYFSSPVASGHAPPPYMWGPMPHMMPPYAAIYPHGGVYAHPGVTVAGNPNPTLVPIDSCAKSSGNPDRGLIKKLKGIDELTMSIGNNNGISNSRDTEGSSEGSDGNTSCKNGHKRIRGGSSTSSEGGKTERSDANGVSKKVTGVKILGKEVGAVISGDSGTELELKKSPASANMAMVPNSLVLQNERELKREKRKQSNRESARRSRLRKQAEAEELGTRVEALTSENLKLKSEINQLTVNATNLKLQNAKLLEKLKKATEGPRADKKGSSLSTANLLSRVDNRSGSVVGEATSSGSGAPLHQLLDASPRADGVAAGAG; this is encoded by the exons ATGGGAAACTGTGAAGAAGCAAAGGATTGTAAGCCCGAAGAAACATCTTCACCACCTGCG CAACAGACCTGTCATGTATATACTGATTGGGCGTCCATGCAG GCTTATTACGGCCCGAGAATGGCTGTGCCACCATACTTCAGTTCACCTGTTGCATCTGGTCATGCACCTCCACCTTATATGTGGGGTCCAATGCCG CATATGATGCCCCCTTACGCTGCAATTTATCCACATGGAGGTGTTTATGCACATCCCGGAGTTACTGTG GCGGGTAATCCTAATCCTACACTCGTACCAATCGATTCTTGTGCCAAGTCATCAGGGAATCCAGATAGAGGCTTGATAAAGAAGTTGAAAGGAATTGATGAGCTAACAATGTCGATAGGGAACAACAATGGAATCTCTAATAG TCGAGATACGGAAGGTTCCAGTGAAGGCAGTGATGGTAATACAAGTTGTAAAAATGGTCACAAAAGGATCCGTGGAGGATCATCTACAAGTT CTGAAGGTGGCAAGACTGAGCGAAGTGATGCGAACGGGGTCTCTAAGAAAGTGACAGGTGTCAAGATTTTGGGTAAAGAAGTTGGAGCGGTTATTTCTGGTGACTCGGGAACCGAGCTAGAGCTTAAGAAGTCGCCAGCATCTGCCAACATGGCCATGGTGCCCAACAGTCTTGTGCTTCAG AACGAACGAGAACTGAAAAGGGAAAAAAGAAAGCAGTCTAACCGAGAATCAGCTAGGAGGTCGAGATTAAGGAAACAG GCCGAAGCCGAAGAACTTGGTACAAGAGTTGAAGCACTCACTAGTGAAAATTTGAAACTCAAGTCTGAGATTAACCAGTTAACCGTTAATGCAACAAACTTGAAGCTTCAAAACGCTAAACTACTG GAAAAACTTAAGAAAGCTACAGAAGGCCCAAGGGCCGACAAAAAGGGTTCATCTCTGAGCACTGCTAACCTCCTCTCTAGGGTCGACAACCGATCTGGTTCTGTAGTTGGAGAGGCCACCAGTTCTGGTTCTGGTGCACCGCTGCACCAACTTCTGGATGCTAGTCCCCGGGCCGATGGTGTTGCGGCTGGTGCTGGCTAA
- the LOC110921454 gene encoding common plant regulatory factor 1 isoform X2, protein MGNCEEAKDCKPEETSSPPATCHVYTDWASMQAYYGPRMAVPPYFSSPVASGHAPPPYMWGPMPHMMPPYAAIYPHGGVYAHPGVTVAGNPNPTLVPIDSCAKSSGNPDRGLIKKLKGIDELTMSIGNNNGISNSRDTEGSSEGSDGNTSCKNGHKRIRGGSSTSSEGGKTERSDANGVSKKVTGVKILGKEVGAVISGDSGTELELKKSPASANMAMVPNSLVLQNERELKREKRKQSNRESARRSRLRKQAEAEELGTRVEALTSENLKLKSEINQLTVNATNLKLQNAKLLEKLKKATEGPRADKKGSSLSTANLLSRVDNRSGSVVGEATSSGSGAPLHQLLDASPRADGVAAGAG, encoded by the exons ATGGGAAACTGTGAAGAAGCAAAGGATTGTAAGCCCGAAGAAACATCTTCACCACCTGCG ACCTGTCATGTATATACTGATTGGGCGTCCATGCAG GCTTATTACGGCCCGAGAATGGCTGTGCCACCATACTTCAGTTCACCTGTTGCATCTGGTCATGCACCTCCACCTTATATGTGGGGTCCAATGCCG CATATGATGCCCCCTTACGCTGCAATTTATCCACATGGAGGTGTTTATGCACATCCCGGAGTTACTGTG GCGGGTAATCCTAATCCTACACTCGTACCAATCGATTCTTGTGCCAAGTCATCAGGGAATCCAGATAGAGGCTTGATAAAGAAGTTGAAAGGAATTGATGAGCTAACAATGTCGATAGGGAACAACAATGGAATCTCTAATAG TCGAGATACGGAAGGTTCCAGTGAAGGCAGTGATGGTAATACAAGTTGTAAAAATGGTCACAAAAGGATCCGTGGAGGATCATCTACAAGTT CTGAAGGTGGCAAGACTGAGCGAAGTGATGCGAACGGGGTCTCTAAGAAAGTGACAGGTGTCAAGATTTTGGGTAAAGAAGTTGGAGCGGTTATTTCTGGTGACTCGGGAACCGAGCTAGAGCTTAAGAAGTCGCCAGCATCTGCCAACATGGCCATGGTGCCCAACAGTCTTGTGCTTCAG AACGAACGAGAACTGAAAAGGGAAAAAAGAAAGCAGTCTAACCGAGAATCAGCTAGGAGGTCGAGATTAAGGAAACAG GCCGAAGCCGAAGAACTTGGTACAAGAGTTGAAGCACTCACTAGTGAAAATTTGAAACTCAAGTCTGAGATTAACCAGTTAACCGTTAATGCAACAAACTTGAAGCTTCAAAACGCTAAACTACTG GAAAAACTTAAGAAAGCTACAGAAGGCCCAAGGGCCGACAAAAAGGGTTCATCTCTGAGCACTGCTAACCTCCTCTCTAGGGTCGACAACCGATCTGGTTCTGTAGTTGGAGAGGCCACCAGTTCTGGTTCTGGTGCACCGCTGCACCAACTTCTGGATGCTAGTCCCCGGGCCGATGGTGTTGCGGCTGGTGCTGGCTAA